A genomic window from Cupriavidus metallidurans CH34 includes:
- a CDS encoding TIGR03750 family conjugal transfer protein, which yields MSEQQHVRADGTVTFLPHRLNRHPVVVRGLTADELWICCGLSGAAGLLVGAPLSWVFRTIAIAPTFVVLGVALGVFIGGGILRRLKRGRPDTWLYRQLQWRIATGHPLMAGWVGGHVLISRSGFWSTRRSMR from the coding sequence ATGTCCGAGCAGCAGCACGTCCGTGCGGACGGGACGGTCACGTTCCTTCCGCACCGGCTCAACCGCCATCCCGTTGTCGTGCGCGGCCTCACCGCCGACGAGCTGTGGATCTGCTGCGGCCTGTCCGGCGCCGCCGGCCTGCTGGTCGGCGCGCCGCTTTCGTGGGTGTTCCGCACGATCGCCATCGCACCGACGTTCGTTGTCCTGGGCGTGGCCTTGGGCGTGTTCATCGGCGGCGGCATCCTGCGCCGCCTCAAGCGTGGGCGCCCCGACACCTGGCTTTATCGGCAGTTGCAGTGGCGCATCGCAACGGGCCATCCGCTGATGGCCGGCTGGGTGGGCGGCCACGTGCTGATCTCGCGCTCGGGCTTCTGGTCCACCCGCAGGAGCATGCGATGA
- a CDS encoding TIGR03749 family integrating conjugative element protein, producing MKHPVLALLGLLAVAAAPVAQAVEILRWERMPLAVPLKVGQERIVFIDRNVRVGVPAGVGERLRVQSAGGAVYLRASEPIEPTRLQLQDADTGALILLDIAAEPPKDGEAELEPVRIVEGDSAPGRYGEQADSAEAPARAQGQAGARTARRETPVPVVLTRFAAQNLYAPLRTVEPLPGVMRVNLPRDLDLDTLMPTLPVRAVALASWRLEDQWVTAVRLTNTGADWVALDPRVLQGDFLTATFQHEALGPRGTPEDTTVLYLVTGGRGLAQSLLPAIHRFDPAVHLPQPDGDENAKEARHAQ from the coding sequence ATGAAGCATCCTGTACTCGCGCTGCTGGGGCTACTGGCCGTGGCCGCGGCACCCGTCGCCCAGGCGGTGGAGATCCTGCGTTGGGAACGCATGCCACTGGCAGTGCCGCTGAAGGTCGGTCAGGAACGCATCGTGTTCATCGACCGGAACGTGCGCGTGGGCGTGCCCGCGGGCGTGGGCGAACGCCTGCGCGTGCAGAGTGCGGGTGGCGCGGTGTACCTGCGCGCCAGCGAGCCGATCGAGCCCACGCGGTTGCAACTGCAGGACGCCGACACGGGCGCGCTGATCCTGCTGGACATCGCAGCCGAACCGCCCAAGGACGGGGAAGCCGAGCTGGAGCCGGTGCGCATCGTCGAGGGTGACAGCGCACCGGGACGCTATGGCGAGCAGGCCGACAGTGCCGAGGCCCCGGCACGCGCCCAGGGCCAGGCAGGTGCGCGGACCGCGCGGCGCGAAACTCCGGTCCCTGTCGTGCTGACGCGCTTCGCCGCGCAGAACCTCTACGCACCGCTGCGCACCGTCGAGCCGCTTCCGGGCGTCATGCGGGTCAACCTGCCCCGCGACCTCGACCTGGACACACTGATGCCAACGCTGCCGGTGCGCGCGGTCGCGCTCGCGTCGTGGCGCCTGGAAGACCAATGGGTGACTGCCGTGCGCCTTACCAACACCGGCGCCGACTGGGTCGCGCTCGACCCGCGCGTGCTGCAAGGCGATTTCCTCACCGCCACCTTCCAGCACGAGGCGCTGGGCCCGCGCGGCACGCCCGAGGACACGACCGTCCTCTACCTGGTCACGGGCGGCCGCGGCCTCGCGCAGTCGCTGCTGCCGGCGATTCACCGCTTCGACCCTGCCGTGCATCTGCCGCAGCCGGACGGCGACGAGAACGCCAAGGAGGCCCGCCATGCGCAGTAA
- a CDS encoding TIGR03751 family conjugal transfer lipoprotein → MLSNSIKGLVLALAVAVLGGCATSKEKLLTHGDRTMMDIWQQEAGDGGGAAGRNAGRQLLDARQSLRRPLTDADVQAAPVEQMRYTRTARNEVHRQFQRLPNPDLVMYVYPHLAGTDPVPVPGYTTVFPLYQRIQYAMPGERVEDY, encoded by the coding sequence ATGCTCTCGAACTCGATTAAGGGCCTGGTGCTGGCCCTCGCCGTCGCGGTGCTCGGCGGCTGCGCCACCAGCAAGGAAAAGCTGCTGACCCACGGTGACCGCACGATGATGGACATCTGGCAGCAGGAGGCCGGCGACGGCGGTGGCGCAGCCGGACGGAACGCCGGCCGCCAGCTGCTCGATGCGCGCCAGAGCCTGCGTCGGCCCCTGACCGACGCCGACGTGCAGGCCGCACCTGTCGAGCAGATGCGCTACACGCGCACCGCGCGCAATGAGGTCCACCGCCAGTTCCAGCGCCTGCCCAATCCCGATCTCGTGATGTACGTGTACCCGCATCTGGCCGGCACCGATCCCGTGCCGGTGCCCGGCTACACGACCGTCTTCCCGCTCTACCAGCGCATCCAGTACGCGATGCCGGGCGAGCGCGTGGAGGACTACTGA
- a CDS encoding TIGR03745 family integrating conjugative element membrane protein, producing the protein MHNRILTSRLAQRAAMALGAAALPALSFAQGLPQLENPTRGTGNGIMETIRNYGYDIIMLVALLVVASMFIGVCYHAYGTYAEIHTGRKTWGQFGLTVAIGAVLLVIGIWLLTEATGIL; encoded by the coding sequence ATGCACAACCGCATCCTCACTTCCCGTCTCGCCCAGCGCGCCGCCATGGCCCTGGGCGCCGCCGCGCTGCCCGCGCTGTCGTTCGCGCAAGGCCTGCCGCAGTTGGAGAACCCGACGCGCGGCACCGGCAACGGCATCATGGAGACGATCCGCAACTACGGCTACGACATCATCATGCTCGTGGCCCTGCTGGTGGTGGCGTCGATGTTCATCGGCGTCTGCTACCACGCCTACGGAACCTACGCGGAGATCCACACCGGCCGCAAGACGTGGGGCCAATTCGGCCTCACGGTCGCCATCGGCGCCGTGTTGCTCGTGATCGGCATCTGGCTGCTCACCGAAGCCACGGGCATCCTGTAA
- the cap7 gene encoding type III CBASS phage resistance system CD-NTase-associated protein Cap7 has product MSTVATYSYTHSVTYVTDNILKSLKDIILLSGLDPEHFADRWESNTRAIKTWLGTGDLRKVILEIYNPATDKLVTRWDIDIVYGWSDGDGSFWTDTEQLKYAIKKAGLLPSQAKYKLMLDTKPGRPDVEGWSKGSYRSTDGMVKQSLGSTVEHSGLAGQAGYWRQR; this is encoded by the coding sequence ATGAGCACCGTCGCCACCTACTCGTACACGCACTCGGTTACCTATGTGACCGACAACATCCTCAAGAGCTTGAAAGACATCATCCTGCTCAGTGGGCTGGACCCTGAGCACTTTGCGGATCGCTGGGAGAGCAATACCCGAGCCATCAAGACGTGGCTCGGGACCGGTGATCTGCGCAAGGTGATTCTGGAGATCTACAACCCGGCAACCGACAAGCTCGTGACCCGATGGGATATCGACATCGTGTATGGGTGGTCCGATGGCGACGGCAGCTTCTGGACAGATACCGAGCAGTTGAAGTACGCGATCAAGAAAGCTGGGCTGCTGCCATCGCAGGCCAAGTACAAGTTAATGCTCGATACAAAGCCAGGGCGACCTGATGTGGAGGGATGGAGCAAAGGAAGTTATCGCTCGACGGATGGAATGGTCAAGCAGAGCCTAGGCTCGACTGTCGAACACAGCGGCCTGGCGGGTCAGGCCGGATATTGGAGGCAACGCTGA
- the nucC gene encoding CBASS effector endonuclease NucC, whose product MSQWSLSQLLSSLHEDIQQRLSVVRKTFGHPGTKGDASENVWIDMLDTYLPKRYQAAKAHVVDSLGNFSQQIDVVVFDRQYSPFIFTYENETIIPAESVYAVFEAKQTADAGLVAYAQEKVASVRRLHRTSLPIPHAGGTYPAKPLIPILGGLLTFESEWSPALGPSMDKALNANLTEGRLDIGCVAAHGHFFYDQASGAYSYTNENKPATAFLFKLIAQLQFSGTVPMIDVEAYGQWLTK is encoded by the coding sequence ATGTCCCAGTGGTCGCTTTCCCAGCTCCTGTCGTCCCTGCATGAGGACATCCAGCAGCGCTTGTCCGTAGTACGCAAGACCTTCGGTCACCCGGGTACGAAGGGGGATGCGAGCGAGAACGTCTGGATCGACATGCTGGATACCTATCTGCCCAAACGGTACCAGGCGGCCAAGGCGCATGTGGTGGACAGCCTGGGGAACTTCAGCCAGCAGATCGATGTGGTGGTGTTTGATCGGCAATATTCGCCTTTTATCTTCACCTACGAGAACGAGACGATCATTCCAGCCGAAAGCGTGTACGCCGTTTTCGAGGCCAAGCAGACGGCTGACGCGGGGCTTGTGGCCTATGCCCAGGAGAAGGTCGCCAGTGTGCGCAGGCTGCACCGCACGAGCCTGCCGATCCCGCACGCTGGCGGGACCTACCCAGCGAAGCCGTTGATTCCGATTCTGGGTGGCTTGCTCACCTTCGAGAGCGAATGGAGTCCTGCATTGGGTCCATCCATGGACAAGGCGCTGAACGCAAACCTCACCGAGGGGCGTCTGGACATCGGATGCGTTGCCGCCCACGGGCACTTTTTCTATGACCAAGCCAGCGGCGCGTACAGCTACACCAACGAAAACAAGCCGGCGACCGCGTTTCTTTTCAAGCTGATCGCGCAGCTTCAGTTCAGTGGAACGGTCCCCATGATCGATGTGGAGGCTTACGGTCAGTGGTTGACCAAGTGA
- a CDS encoding helix-turn-helix domain-containing protein, protein MTTATAQSKMTLPAAGEVKAAVQGQRALAAYLATQFETQHIQIFDDHKQAHQVELPTSALRLLVDILAELADGNAVKVVPVHAELTTQEAADLLNVSRPHFVKLLEDGVLAFHRTGKHRRVRFADLMQYKEARERASEQAMAELAQQSQELGMGYE, encoded by the coding sequence ATGACCACCGCCACTGCCCAATCCAAGATGACCCTTCCCGCCGCGGGAGAGGTTAAGGCAGCCGTCCAGGGTCAACGTGCCTTGGCGGCTTACCTCGCAACCCAGTTCGAGACGCAGCACATCCAGATCTTTGATGACCACAAACAGGCTCATCAGGTGGAACTGCCTACCTCGGCTTTACGCCTGCTGGTCGACATCCTGGCCGAGTTGGCCGATGGCAATGCAGTAAAGGTGGTGCCCGTCCATGCAGAGCTGACGACCCAAGAGGCGGCGGACTTGCTCAACGTGTCCCGTCCCCATTTCGTCAAGCTGCTAGAAGATGGGGTGTTGGCATTTCATCGCACCGGCAAGCACCGCAGGGTGAGGTTCGCCGATCTGATGCAGTACAAGGAAGCGCGCGAGCGCGCCAGTGAGCAGGCGATGGCCGAACTCGCTCAGCAGTCGCAAGAGTTGGGAATGGGATACGAATGA
- a CDS encoding TIGR03758 family integrating conjugative element protein, translated as MNGAQVSAFQANSGIAPSAMATVLVGVVFAVLLVWGVWAIRTAYVGWSESRLNQRQFLGVCIRFVAMYLVLSFFLLS; from the coding sequence ATGAACGGCGCCCAGGTCTCGGCATTTCAAGCCAACAGCGGCATCGCGCCTTCCGCAATGGCGACCGTCCTGGTCGGCGTCGTGTTCGCGGTCCTGCTCGTGTGGGGCGTCTGGGCCATCCGAACGGCCTACGTGGGGTGGTCCGAGAGCCGCCTCAACCAGCGCCAGTTCCTCGGCGTCTGCATCCGCTTCGTCGCGATGTACCTCGTCCTGAGTTTCTTCCTTCTGTCCTGA
- a CDS encoding TIGR03752 family integrating conjugative element protein, which produces MRSNGLLKWLMIPVAILVLFVGIRLFSGGGSTAPPAADNGAQLTPEEMKALGIEGDTPRDTVATLVAQVKQLRTELQTALSDNKSQREENQRLRQRENSIDQRINSALESERSNLRRDQEQAASARQQTEGLLADLQRRLDSIGGRGGGHADLPVGLGLQGGDEAGMEGGVRWVEPDDAKPAEGRNGGRGASGGMSFPTSFGPAQSTLETTAETVANAGARASGVKSAKPVYTVPTNSTLMGSVAMTALIGRVPIDGTVNDPYPFKVLVGPDNLTANGIDIPDVAGAVFSGTASGDWTLSCVRGQVRSITFVFNDGTIRTIPEDREGNQQNNQQRDGLGWISDPHGIPCVSGERRSNAQQYLGSQALITAAGAGVASLIESDSGRMSYVGSDGSIGTVGITGQEAVGQILAGGVRDMSAWVNKLYGQAFAAVYVQPGAKVAVHLEKPLAIDFDPEGRKVDHRAGESHALELD; this is translated from the coding sequence ATGCGCAGTAACGGCCTGCTCAAGTGGCTGATGATCCCTGTCGCCATCCTGGTGCTGTTCGTCGGTATCCGGCTGTTCTCGGGTGGAGGCAGCACGGCGCCACCCGCGGCGGACAACGGCGCCCAGCTCACGCCCGAGGAAATGAAGGCGCTGGGCATCGAAGGCGACACCCCGCGCGACACCGTGGCGACGCTCGTTGCCCAAGTGAAGCAGTTGCGCACCGAGCTTCAGACCGCGCTCTCGGACAACAAGTCGCAGCGTGAAGAGAACCAGCGACTGCGCCAGCGCGAGAACTCCATCGACCAGCGCATCAACTCGGCGCTCGAATCCGAGCGGTCCAACCTGCGCCGCGACCAGGAGCAGGCGGCCAGCGCGCGCCAGCAGACCGAAGGGCTGCTCGCCGACCTGCAGCGGCGCCTGGACAGCATCGGCGGGCGCGGCGGCGGCCATGCGGACCTGCCCGTGGGCCTGGGGCTGCAGGGCGGCGACGAGGCCGGCATGGAGGGCGGCGTGCGGTGGGTCGAGCCGGACGACGCAAAGCCCGCCGAGGGGCGCAACGGCGGTCGTGGCGCGAGCGGCGGAATGAGCTTCCCCACGAGCTTCGGCCCGGCGCAGAGCACGCTCGAAACCACCGCGGAAACCGTGGCCAACGCGGGCGCCCGCGCCTCTGGGGTCAAGAGTGCCAAGCCGGTCTATACCGTGCCGACCAACTCCACGCTCATGGGTTCGGTCGCCATGACCGCGCTGATCGGCCGCGTGCCGATCGACGGCACGGTCAACGATCCCTATCCGTTCAAAGTCCTGGTCGGGCCGGACAACCTGACCGCCAATGGCATCGACATTCCCGACGTGGCCGGCGCCGTGTTCAGCGGCACCGCATCGGGCGACTGGACGCTTTCGTGCGTGCGCGGCCAGGTGCGCAGCATCACGTTCGTCTTCAACGACGGCACGATCCGCACGATCCCCGAAGACCGCGAGGGCAACCAGCAGAACAACCAGCAACGCGACGGCTTGGGCTGGATCAGCGACCCGCACGGCATCCCCTGCGTCAGCGGCGAGCGGCGCAGCAACGCCCAGCAGTACCTCGGCTCGCAGGCCCTGATCACCGCGGCCGGTGCCGGCGTGGCCTCGCTCATCGAGAGCGACAGCGGCCGCATGTCCTATGTCGGCTCGGACGGCTCCATCGGCACCGTGGGCATCACCGGCCAGGAAGCGGTCGGCCAGATTCTCGCGGGCGGTGTCCGGGACATGTCGGCCTGGGTCAACAAGCTCTACGGCCAGGCGTTCGCCGCCGTCTATGTGCAGCCCGGCGCCAAGGTCGCCGTCCACCTCGAAAAACCGCTCGCCATCGACTTCGATCCCGAAGGCCGCAAGGTCGATCACCGCGCAGGAGAAAGCCATGCTCTCGAACTCGATTAA
- a CDS encoding CBASS oligonucleotide cyclase — translation MLSIDEAFRKFKSRLELNEREQKNASQRQNEVRDYLQTKFGIARSFLTGSYARYTKTKPLKDIDIFFVLKDSEKHYHGKAASVVLDDFHSALVEKYGSAAVRKQARSINVDFGVHIDAEDNTDYRVVSVDAVPAFDTGDQYEIPDTASGKWIKTDPEIHKDKATAAHQAYGNEWKGLVRMVKYWNNNPKHGDLKPVKPSFLIEVMALECLYGGWGGSFDREIQSFFATLADRVHDEWPDPAGLGPAISNDMDAARKQRAQQLLFQASQDASIAIDHARRGRNIEALRAWRALFGPKFPLS, via the coding sequence ATGCTGTCGATCGATGAAGCTTTTCGCAAGTTCAAGTCGCGTCTGGAACTCAACGAACGCGAACAGAAGAATGCCTCGCAACGCCAGAACGAAGTGCGGGACTACCTGCAGACCAAGTTCGGCATTGCGCGCAGCTTCCTGACCGGTTCCTATGCTCGATACACGAAGACGAAGCCGCTCAAGGATATCGACATCTTCTTCGTGCTGAAGGACTCGGAGAAGCATTACCACGGCAAGGCCGCATCGGTAGTGCTGGATGATTTCCACTCTGCATTGGTGGAGAAATACGGTTCGGCGGCCGTGCGCAAACAGGCGCGCTCGATCAACGTGGATTTCGGTGTTCACATCGACGCGGAGGACAACACGGACTACCGGGTGGTCAGCGTGGATGCGGTGCCCGCATTCGATACCGGCGACCAGTATGAGATCCCCGATACGGCGTCCGGAAAGTGGATCAAGACGGACCCGGAGATCCATAAGGACAAGGCGACCGCAGCGCACCAAGCCTATGGCAATGAGTGGAAAGGTCTCGTGCGCATGGTGAAGTACTGGAACAACAATCCCAAGCACGGCGATCTGAAGCCGGTGAAGCCCTCGTTCCTGATCGAGGTAATGGCCCTTGAGTGTCTTTACGGCGGCTGGGGAGGATCGTTCGATCGCGAGATCCAGTCGTTCTTTGCCACGCTTGCCGATCGAGTTCATGACGAGTGGCCGGATCCCGCCGGACTTGGCCCGGCGATCAGCAACGATATGGATGCCGCGCGCAAGCAGCGCGCGCAGCAGCTGCTGTTCCAGGCGAGCCAAGACGCAAGCATCGCCATCGACCACGCGCGTCGTGGTCGCAATATCGAAGCGCTTCGCGCCTGGCGCGCACTGTTTGGCCCCAAGTTCCCACTGTCCTGA
- a CDS encoding PIN domain-containing protein produces MRHSPFTAVYDACVLYPAPLRDFLMWLGLSGRFRARWSQAIHEEWKRNLLINRPDLTRVQVDRTSDLMDRAIPDGLVEGYEALVAGLTLPDPNDRHVLAAAIRCGASVIVTFNERDFPNDLLAPYGIESQHPDEFVDNLLDLDAAAVVSAAQRQRAQLKHPPIDVDRYLEILLRQGLVQTTKVLATYRTIL; encoded by the coding sequence ATGAGGCATTCCCCATTCACCGCCGTCTACGACGCGTGCGTTCTATATCCCGCGCCACTGCGGGATTTCCTGATGTGGCTCGGCCTGTCTGGCCGCTTCCGGGCGCGGTGGAGCCAAGCCATTCATGAGGAGTGGAAACGCAATCTGTTGATCAACCGCCCCGATCTCACCCGGGTTCAGGTCGACAGGACGTCGGATCTCATGGACAGGGCCATTCCGGACGGCTTGGTGGAGGGCTACGAAGCGCTCGTGGCAGGCCTGACATTACCCGATCCGAACGATCGGCACGTCCTGGCTGCGGCGATTCGCTGCGGTGCGAGCGTGATTGTGACGTTCAACGAACGTGATTTCCCGAACGATCTGCTGGCTCCGTACGGCATCGAATCGCAGCACCCCGATGAGTTTGTGGACAACCTGCTGGATCTGGATGCGGCCGCCGTAGTGTCGGCTGCGCAGCGCCAGCGTGCCCAACTCAAGCATCCGCCGATCGATGTGGACCGCTATCTCGAAATCCTGCTGCGCCAAGGCCTTGTGCAAACGACCAAGGTGCTGGCGACCTATCGCACCATTCTCTGA
- the cap8 gene encoding type III CBASS phage resistance system CD-NTase-associated protein Cap8, translated as MTTVVSRTFRSSPHRDALQTWDAIVELLTQGKDGTARSELRAVTGVAASLIADQAPKSAPIVATCDGPRTRIYCLFDEDAIYGDDANEEVLGFEPLKGDWGVSLPCPKEQLGWVQSALKKHSSRIIARDLSQGIATQAQADAGQALSLDLGGFLKS; from the coding sequence ATGACCACCGTTGTCAGCCGGACGTTTCGCAGCTCGCCGCACCGCGATGCGTTGCAGACATGGGATGCCATTGTCGAACTGCTCACTCAGGGCAAGGACGGCACGGCTCGCTCTGAACTCAGGGCCGTGACGGGCGTGGCCGCCAGCTTGATCGCCGACCAGGCACCCAAGAGCGCGCCCATCGTTGCGACATGCGATGGACCACGGACCAGGATCTACTGCCTCTTCGACGAAGACGCGATCTATGGTGATGATGCCAACGAAGAAGTCTTGGGGTTCGAGCCGTTGAAGGGAGACTGGGGAGTCTCGCTGCCGTGTCCGAAGGAGCAGCTCGGCTGGGTGCAAAGCGCGCTCAAAAAGCACAGTTCTCGCATCATTGCACGGGACTTGAGCCAAGGAATTGCCACGCAGGCGCAGGCCGATGCTGGGCAAGCGCTGTCGCTCGACCTCGGAGGTTTCCTCAAGTCATGA
- a CDS encoding integrative conjugative element protein, RAQPRD family, whose product MVASIWLRAAHRGVPTFLVTALLLGQSQMALAESPAQRQELVAALRQLDALERTVADSAAHAPIQPGERYHFDYPRLLADLARVRAGIQFHLTPSRAQPRDPSELAGDYRTERAAEPLPATTAGGKQ is encoded by the coding sequence ATGGTGGCTTCGATCTGGCTGCGCGCCGCGCATCGCGGCGTGCCCACTTTTCTCGTGACGGCCCTCCTGCTGGGTCAGTCCCAGATGGCCTTGGCCGAGTCTCCGGCACAGCGCCAGGAGCTGGTCGCCGCACTGCGCCAGCTCGACGCGCTGGAGCGCACCGTCGCGGACAGCGCCGCGCATGCCCCCATCCAGCCGGGCGAGCGCTACCACTTCGACTACCCGCGGCTGCTGGCTGACCTGGCGCGCGTTCGCGCCGGCATCCAGTTTCACCTGACGCCATCGCGCGCTCAGCCGCGCGACCCCTCCGAACTGGCCGGCGACTACCGCACCGAGCGGGCGGCCGAGCCGCTGCCGGCGACGACTGCGGGGGGCAAGCAATGA
- a CDS encoding PFL_4703 family integrating conjugative element protein: protein MSRFKNEIAHLQAHIKTLRLGAGALVIVALVMGGGWWSAPRDLTIHVPPDLRSGSTRKWWEVPPESVYAFTFYVFQTLNRWPTNGEEDYSRNLHTLSPYLTPSCQAFLRADYDYRRSTGELRQRVRGIYEIPGRGYGDDPTARVRTVSDRDWVVTLDITADEYYGAEQVKRALVRYPIKVTRVDVDPARNPFGLALDCYEGAPQRISAPEPARPASSGLSPQAPQGGNTP from the coding sequence ATGAGTCGCTTCAAGAACGAGATCGCCCACCTGCAGGCGCACATCAAGACCTTGCGCCTGGGCGCGGGCGCGCTGGTCATTGTCGCCCTGGTCATGGGCGGCGGCTGGTGGAGCGCGCCGCGCGACCTGACCATCCACGTCCCGCCCGACCTGCGCTCTGGCAGTACCCGCAAGTGGTGGGAAGTGCCGCCCGAATCGGTCTATGCGTTCACGTTCTACGTGTTCCAGACGCTGAACCGCTGGCCGACCAATGGCGAAGAAGACTACTCGCGCAACCTCCACACGCTCTCGCCGTACCTCACCCCGTCCTGCCAGGCCTTCCTTCGCGCGGACTACGACTACCGCCGCTCCACCGGCGAGCTACGCCAGCGCGTGCGCGGCATCTACGAGATTCCCGGCCGCGGCTATGGCGACGACCCCACGGCGCGCGTGCGCACCGTGTCCGATCGCGACTGGGTGGTGACGCTGGACATCACGGCGGACGAGTACTACGGCGCCGAGCAGGTCAAGCGCGCCCTGGTGCGTTATCCGATCAAGGTCACGCGGGTGGACGTCGATCCCGCCCGCAACCCGTTCGGCCTGGCGCTGGACTGCTACGAAGGCGCGCCCCAGCGCATCAGTGCACCGGAGCCGGCGCGCCCGGCGTCGAGTGGCCTGTCTCCGCAAGCGCCTCAAGGAGGAAACACCCCATGA
- the cap6 gene encoding CBASS system CD-NTase-associated protein Cap6, which produces MTKNPSSDATLPKGIHRSWKLPDKSLGDLWDSIVMDEAIKKQLLSQAIVNFTVRPKVERTVLPLHGVILLVGPPGTGKTSLARGLAHRVAESFSSAKFRLLEVEPHTLTSSAMGKTQRAVADLFSQSIAESAAAGPTIVLLDEVETLAADRAKLSLEANPVDVHRATDAVLVQLDMLAERNPHLLFVATSNFPQAVDSAFLSRCDMVMEVPLPGKDACKQILVDCLNGLAKTFPGIGKLSSAHQFDACAGECVGLDGRAIRKVVANALAADPQVAIDPNKLSVEHLRSAIRQAKQMRLQGGKQK; this is translated from the coding sequence ATGACCAAGAATCCTTCATCAGACGCCACTTTGCCGAAAGGCATCCATCGAAGCTGGAAGCTGCCGGATAAGTCGCTGGGTGACTTGTGGGATTCGATCGTGATGGACGAAGCCATCAAAAAACAGTTGCTGTCACAAGCGATCGTCAACTTCACGGTGCGCCCCAAGGTGGAGCGCACGGTACTCCCCCTGCACGGCGTGATCTTGTTGGTCGGCCCGCCGGGGACTGGGAAGACCTCCTTGGCACGGGGCTTGGCGCATCGTGTGGCCGAATCTTTTTCTTCTGCGAAGTTTCGATTGCTGGAAGTGGAGCCTCACACGCTGACGAGCTCTGCAATGGGAAAGACTCAACGCGCCGTGGCAGACCTGTTCTCGCAATCGATCGCAGAATCCGCAGCGGCGGGCCCGACGATCGTCCTTCTGGACGAGGTCGAAACGCTTGCGGCTGATCGAGCGAAGCTCAGCCTGGAAGCCAACCCGGTTGATGTGCACCGGGCCACCGACGCGGTGTTGGTGCAGTTGGACATGTTGGCCGAACGCAACCCGCATCTGCTGTTCGTGGCCACCAGCAACTTCCCACAGGCCGTCGACAGTGCCTTCCTATCTCGTTGCGACATGGTGATGGAGGTGCCACTGCCCGGCAAGGATGCCTGCAAGCAGATCCTAGTGGACTGCCTGAATGGCCTGGCAAAGACATTTCCGGGGATTGGCAAGCTTTCCTCGGCTCACCAGTTCGACGCGTGCGCTGGCGAGTGCGTCGGATTGGATGGTCGGGCCATTCGCAAGGTCGTAGCCAACGCCCTCGCGGCCGACCCGCAAGTGGCTATCGATCCGAACAAGCTTTCCGTAGAGCACTTGCGCAGTGCGATACGACAGGCAAAGCAAATGCGCCTTCAAGGAGGGAAGCAAAAATGA